From Longimicrobium sp.:
GCTCCCCGTGGCCGCAACGGGCTGCGGCGATTCACCGACGAGCATCGAGGACACCCGGTTCGCCGCCAGCCTGGGCGTAGACCTGGACGCGATGACGCGCACCGCCAGCGGCCTGTACTACCAGGACAAGACGGTCGGCACCGGCGCCGTCGCGCAGAGCGGCAAGACGGTGGGCGTGTACTACAAGGGCTCGCTCCCCAACGGCCGCGTGTTCGATTCGCTATCGTCCGGCGCG
This genomic window contains:
- a CDS encoding FKBP-type peptidyl-prolyl cis-trans isomerase; the encoded protein is MRRILLALALAVLPVAATGCGDSPTSIEDTRFAASLGVDLDAMTRTASGLYYQDKTVGTGAVAQSGKTVGVYYKGSLPNGRVFDSLSSGA